The following are encoded together in the uncultured Sphaerochaeta sp. genome:
- a CDS encoding DUF917 domain-containing protein — protein sequence MRSIGLKEIEDIALGASLLGAGGGGDPYIGKLMAMGAIKEFGPVTLLSVDEIPDDALIVPMAMMGAPTVLAEKAANGREAKALYDLLSKYFGKEVYAFMPMEAGGFNSMFPIVCAATLGLPLVDVDGMGRAFPELQMVTFSIGDVSASPMALTDEKGNAVIFETISNKWTEELARAVTMSCGGSVAVALYPMDGRTVKQYGVKDIVTRSQELGEAIRSVKKSTEKLPEEHFLEFTGGYRLFKGKISDVVRETRGAFNFGTVVLEGIADCKGKQAKVEFQNENLTAMVDGEYVATVPDLICLVDTETFLPVTTDALKYGKRVLVVGLPCFPMWRTEKGLALVGPRYFGCDTDYIPLEERIKEVK from the coding sequence ATGAGATCGATTGGATTGAAAGAGATTGAAGACATCGCCCTAGGCGCCTCGTTACTGGGCGCTGGAGGCGGTGGTGACCCTTATATCGGCAAACTCATGGCAATGGGTGCCATCAAGGAGTTTGGACCGGTAACGCTGCTCAGCGTAGATGAGATACCTGACGATGCCCTTATCGTCCCCATGGCAATGATGGGAGCCCCAACCGTGCTTGCAGAAAAGGCAGCTAATGGACGAGAAGCAAAGGCTCTCTATGACCTACTGAGTAAGTATTTTGGAAAGGAAGTATATGCGTTCATGCCCATGGAAGCAGGTGGATTCAACAGCATGTTCCCCATTGTATGTGCAGCGACCCTGGGCCTTCCCTTGGTAGATGTCGACGGAATGGGCAGGGCGTTCCCCGAGTTGCAGATGGTTACATTTTCCATAGGGGATGTAAGCGCCTCCCCTATGGCTTTGACCGATGAGAAGGGAAACGCCGTCATCTTTGAAACCATCTCCAACAAGTGGACAGAGGAGCTTGCCCGGGCGGTGACCATGAGCTGTGGAGGATCGGTTGCGGTAGCGTTGTATCCAATGGATGGGAGAACCGTTAAACAGTATGGAGTAAAGGATATCGTCACCCGTTCACAGGAACTGGGAGAGGCCATCCGATCAGTCAAGAAAAGCACTGAAAAACTCCCTGAAGAGCACTTCCTCGAATTTACCGGTGGATATCGATTGTTCAAGGGAAAGATCAGTGACGTGGTGAGGGAAACACGAGGCGCATTCAATTTCGGTACGGTAGTCCTTGAGGGAATTGCCGACTGCAAGGGAAAGCAGGCAAAGGTGGAATTCCAGAACGAAAATCTGACAGCCATGGTCGATGGCGAATATGTCGCCACGGTGCCTGACCTGATCTGCCTTGTCGATACGGAGACATTCCTCCCAGTGACTACCGATGCTCTCAAGTATGGCAAGCGTGTACTGGTCGTAGGATTGCCCTGTTTCCCCATGTGGCGCACAGAGAAGGGACTTGCATTGGTGGGACCACGATATTTTGGGTGTGACACAGACTACATTCCGCTTGAGGAACGCATCAAGGAGGTGAAGTAA
- a CDS encoding hydantoinase/oxoprolinase family protein, with product MQYRLGIDVGGTNTDAVLIDENLKVVAEIKQPTSQDISGGILSALKTLLEASKVDRSLITKAMLGTTQCTNAIVERKHLAKIGILRIGAPAAVAIPPMIDWAESLQQVSVATTIIGGGYEYDGREIAPLDREAAKTFFSSLKGRVEAVAISCVFASVRDDQEREAAAICREIMGEDTHISISSEIGSMGLVERENATILNAALHKVAKTFTDGFALSLKQEGLVNADLYLSQNDGTLMTMEQARLYPILTIACGPTNSIRGADYLCSIKESVVIDVGGTTTDIGVIQNGFPRESGVAVTIGGVRTNFRMPDVISIGLGGGSIVKQQDDGSVTVGPESVGYEITQKALIFGGDTITATDLAVASGLAKLGDPSKVAHLDASFVQKGMDAIKLLVEDHLDAIKISAEEMDVVLVGGGSLVIPKNLVGAKSVQTPPHFGIANAIGSAISKVSGTYEKLVSFDKTPRAEAMEAAKQEAIALAVKSGALKETVEIIDVEDVPLAYYPGNTSRVKIKAAGELA from the coding sequence ATGCAGTACCGTCTGGGAATTGATGTCGGAGGTACCAATACCGACGCTGTCTTGATCGATGAAAACCTCAAGGTTGTTGCAGAGATCAAGCAACCAACCAGCCAGGACATCTCGGGGGGAATACTCTCTGCGCTTAAAACCCTTCTAGAAGCGTCCAAGGTTGACCGATCTCTGATCACAAAAGCCATGTTGGGTACCACCCAGTGTACTAACGCCATTGTCGAGCGCAAGCATCTGGCAAAAATCGGTATTCTGAGGATTGGGGCTCCAGCAGCAGTGGCCATTCCTCCCATGATCGACTGGGCGGAGTCACTCCAACAAGTGTCAGTTGCAACGACAATCATAGGTGGCGGGTATGAATATGATGGCAGGGAGATAGCTCCACTGGACAGAGAGGCAGCAAAAACCTTCTTTTCCTCCCTCAAGGGACGTGTGGAAGCGGTTGCCATCAGTTGTGTCTTTGCTTCGGTGCGTGATGATCAGGAAAGGGAAGCTGCTGCTATCTGCAGGGAAATCATGGGAGAAGACACCCATATTTCCATCTCCAGCGAGATTGGTTCCATGGGCTTGGTCGAACGAGAGAATGCAACCATTCTCAATGCCGCGCTCCATAAGGTAGCCAAGACATTCACCGATGGATTTGCTCTCAGCTTGAAACAGGAAGGGCTGGTGAATGCTGATCTGTACCTGTCACAGAATGACGGGACGCTCATGACCATGGAACAAGCCCGTCTCTATCCAATTCTGACGATTGCATGCGGCCCTACCAATAGTATCCGCGGTGCCGATTACCTGTGCTCCATCAAGGAATCGGTGGTCATTGATGTCGGGGGAACTACAACTGACATTGGGGTCATCCAAAATGGATTTCCCCGTGAAAGCGGAGTCGCCGTCACCATCGGAGGGGTACGCACCAATTTCCGTATGCCGGATGTCATTTCCATTGGACTGGGAGGTGGTTCAATCGTAAAACAACAGGATGATGGGAGTGTAACGGTAGGACCGGAGAGTGTGGGCTATGAGATTACCCAGAAAGCATTGATTTTCGGTGGTGACACCATCACCGCAACAGATTTGGCTGTGGCTTCTGGGTTGGCGAAGCTTGGAGATCCCTCCAAGGTTGCCCATCTTGATGCTTCGTTTGTGCAAAAAGGAATGGATGCCATCAAGTTGTTGGTCGAGGACCACCTCGATGCCATCAAGATCTCCGCCGAGGAGATGGACGTGGTGCTTGTAGGGGGAGGCTCTCTCGTCATCCCCAAGAACCTTGTGGGGGCCAAGAGTGTACAGACCCCTCCCCATTTTGGGATTGCCAATGCCATTGGCTCTGCGATCAGCAAGGTGAGTGGAACGTATGAAAAGCTTGTTTCTTTTGACAAGACTCCCAGGGCTGAAGCAATGGAAGCAGCAAAACAGGAAGCCATTGCCTTGGCTGTCAAGAGCGGAGCCTTGAAGGAGACGGTAGAGATCATTGACGTAGAGGATGTGCCTTTGGCCTACTACCCTGGCAACACCAGCAGGGTAAAGATCAAGGCGGCTGGAGAACTTGCCTAA
- a CDS encoding GNAT family N-acetyltransferase: MKIYETERLLLRTVSISEVKEIQTFLLKNRMFLSPWEPLRDDVFYSEKSIIQRIEEEILLTSQEKQLSLYLTRKGEESIIGNVTLSNIVRGPFQSCFLGYKLDEEATGRGYMREAVAKIVEIAFKDLRLHRIEANIIPRNKKSIQVVERSGFSFEGISKHYLKINGTWEDHAHYVLLNEGLE, from the coding sequence ATGAAAATCTATGAGACAGAACGATTGTTACTGAGGACCGTTAGCATCTCTGAAGTGAAAGAAATCCAAACATTCCTCTTGAAGAACAGAATGTTCCTTTCTCCGTGGGAGCCTCTGCGTGATGACGTTTTCTACAGTGAGAAATCAATCATCCAAAGGATCGAAGAGGAAATACTTCTCACTTCCCAAGAGAAACAACTAAGCCTCTATCTCACACGAAAGGGAGAAGAGAGCATCATCGGGAATGTCACCTTGTCAAACATCGTACGTGGCCCGTTCCAGTCATGTTTTCTTGGGTACAAGCTGGATGAGGAAGCAACTGGCCGTGGATATATGCGTGAAGCAGTTGCAAAAATAGTTGAGATTGCATTCAAAGATCTTCGCCTCCATCGTATCGAAGCGAACATCATACCCAGAAACAAGAAGTCAATCCAGGTTGTAGAGAGAAGCGGCTTCTCCTTTGAAGGAATAAGCAAGCACTACCTGAAGATCAATGGAACGTGGGAAGACCATGCCCACTATGTGTTGCTGAATGAGGGGTTGGAGTAG
- a CDS encoding ATP-binding protein: protein MKKKNVINLIKYYIERNDGAFRDEAYAIAVDFNRNNDSELGDYIMALLSDKNTFVPQVLNGKLDYLRKIECPPTTLPLPECIKEDLMGIVNAVSYGAGVNKFLFQGAPGTGKTESAKQLARILNRQLFVVDFDLLVDSKMGQTSKNIAELFTEINNVPYPEQIIILFDELDSIALERTSTRDLREMGRATSAVLKGLDSLSSRIVLLATTNLYESFDKALIRRFDKVIDFARYTNTDLREIAETILEDLLQQFRFKGRNIRLFRKIIALMAPLPYPGELKNLIKTAIAFSNPHEDFDYLARLFKQIKPGFTGDYKELKMMGFSVRDIEILTKVSKSQVSRELMGVT, encoded by the coding sequence ATGAAAAAGAAAAATGTAATCAACCTGATAAAGTACTACATCGAGAGAAATGATGGAGCTTTCCGTGACGAAGCGTATGCAATAGCTGTAGATTTCAACAGGAACAATGATAGTGAACTTGGTGACTACATCATGGCGTTACTATCTGATAAGAATACGTTTGTACCACAAGTACTGAATGGAAAATTGGACTATCTTAGAAAAATCGAATGTCCACCTACTACGCTACCACTCCCTGAATGCATCAAGGAGGACCTGATGGGCATTGTCAATGCCGTCAGCTATGGTGCAGGAGTTAATAAGTTTTTGTTTCAAGGGGCCCCAGGAACTGGGAAAACTGAAAGTGCAAAGCAGCTTGCCAGAATTCTAAACCGACAACTCTTTGTAGTAGATTTTGATTTGCTTGTAGACAGCAAGATGGGACAAACTTCGAAAAATATTGCAGAACTGTTTACTGAAATAAACAATGTCCCCTATCCAGAACAAATCATTATCCTCTTCGATGAACTGGATTCTATCGCCCTTGAGAGAACGAGTACACGTGATTTGCGAGAAATGGGCAGAGCTACATCCGCTGTGCTGAAAGGACTTGATAGTCTTAGTAGTCGAATTGTATTGCTGGCAACGACAAATTTGTATGAATCATTTGACAAGGCTCTCATCCGTCGATTTGACAAAGTAATTGATTTTGCTCGTTACACAAATACAGACCTAAGGGAAATCGCCGAGACTATTCTTGAGGATCTATTACAGCAATTCAGGTTTAAAGGAAGAAATATTCGGCTGTTTAGGAAAATCATTGCACTGATGGCCCCGCTTCCCTACCCCGGTGAATTGAAAAATCTCATTAAGACTGCCATTGCATTCAGCAACCCCCATGAGGATTTTGACTATCTGGCACGATTGTTCAAACAGATAAAACCCGGTTTTACAGGAGATTATAAAGAGCTCAAAATGATGGGATTCTCTGTACGCGATATCGAAATCCTCACAAAAGTTTCGAAGAGCCAAGTATCACGTGAACTGATGGGAGTTACGTGA
- a CDS encoding S8 family peptidase translates to MSNILSYGSESPNATIVGAKFTDTLNPKHIITHCVSIRTFEQGLEKLRRASQFLTNEFNTKITAEEMDILNNNTSRLKRELSREEISWKTQKERALTAHGLSKSAFCQIMKDAWYIDFFKVEERNIPVSESQIITLYDTGLRREEILKNLGLQQEPIRTLDDLTWMVTPEQYYEIISKAPYLVAMTVSDFGRIDARSLDGIGNLSSGFSIPEPTNEPVIGVIDTLFDQSSYFSSWVEYHCMISPDLVEDEDYAHGTAVSSILVDGPSLNGHLDDGCGRFRVRHFGVAKHARNSSAYLMNAIRSIVETNKDIKVWNISLGSSLEADQNFISPEAALLDELQFLYDIIFVVAGTNNRNRRLDRPRIGSPADSVNSVVVNAVTLAGDPVEYARKGPVLHFFNKPDVAVFGGDSQDGMIVYSNRGRVKELGTSFAAPWIARKLAYLIHVMNFPREIAKALLLDSAAGWKVDSNSQNLKGFGVVPTKIQDILSSPNEEIRFVVHGVVEAYETYAYTIPVPLCKDQFPYIAKATLCYFPKCSRSQGVDYTDTEMDIHLGRMNKKGKITAINANAQGDDEPHRLFEKEVRRNYRKWDTVKHIYEEQKARNRPRIRLSESSPNWGINIKTKERLETKSGKGLHFGVVITLHEITGVNRISEFMQLCRANNWFVNEVDIHARIEIHEKAEVEVEFDEDQVQEDTFLHDPNSSPDR, encoded by the coding sequence ATGAGTAACATTCTTTCCTATGGATCGGAATCACCCAATGCAACGATTGTCGGTGCCAAATTTACCGACACTTTAAACCCCAAACACATCATCACTCATTGTGTGAGTATTCGTACCTTTGAGCAAGGATTGGAAAAACTTCGACGAGCATCCCAATTCCTAACGAACGAATTCAACACTAAAATCACTGCTGAAGAGATGGATATCCTGAATAATAATACGTCAAGGCTAAAGAGAGAACTCTCAAGGGAAGAGATTTCCTGGAAAACCCAGAAAGAACGAGCACTCACTGCGCATGGATTAAGCAAATCCGCATTTTGTCAAATCATGAAAGATGCTTGGTACATTGATTTCTTTAAAGTCGAAGAGCGAAATATACCCGTTTCAGAGAGTCAGATCATCACACTTTATGATACGGGTCTGAGACGAGAAGAAATTCTTAAGAATCTTGGATTGCAACAAGAACCCATCAGAACTCTGGACGATCTTACCTGGATGGTGACACCTGAACAGTATTACGAGATTATTAGCAAAGCCCCCTATCTTGTTGCCATGACAGTCTCCGATTTTGGAAGAATTGATGCACGTTCTCTTGATGGAATAGGGAACCTTTCATCAGGATTCTCTATCCCTGAACCTACAAATGAACCAGTAATTGGCGTCATCGACACGCTCTTCGACCAATCCTCATATTTCTCTTCATGGGTAGAGTATCACTGTATGATATCCCCAGACCTTGTTGAAGACGAAGATTATGCACACGGAACGGCTGTCTCATCCATTCTTGTCGATGGTCCTTCTCTTAACGGACATCTTGATGATGGATGTGGCCGTTTTCGTGTCCGCCACTTTGGCGTAGCCAAGCATGCACGAAACAGTTCTGCCTATCTGATGAATGCAATACGATCTATCGTAGAAACGAACAAAGATATTAAGGTATGGAACATATCCCTCGGATCATCACTGGAGGCTGACCAGAATTTCATCTCTCCCGAAGCAGCTCTTCTCGATGAGCTCCAATTCTTATATGACATCATTTTCGTAGTAGCCGGCACAAATAATAGAAACCGTCGTTTAGATCGTCCAAGAATTGGTTCTCCCGCCGATTCCGTCAACTCTGTTGTGGTAAATGCAGTGACTCTGGCAGGAGATCCTGTGGAATATGCACGCAAGGGTCCTGTATTACATTTCTTCAACAAACCTGATGTCGCGGTATTTGGTGGAGACAGCCAAGATGGCATGATCGTCTACTCCAACCGAGGAAGGGTTAAGGAATTGGGCACTTCGTTTGCAGCTCCTTGGATTGCTCGGAAGTTAGCATATCTTATACACGTAATGAATTTTCCTAGAGAAATTGCCAAAGCACTACTACTTGATTCTGCTGCTGGCTGGAAAGTCGATTCTAACAGCCAGAATCTAAAAGGCTTCGGTGTTGTTCCAACCAAAATACAGGATATTTTGTCATCACCAAATGAAGAAATACGCTTTGTAGTACACGGGGTGGTGGAAGCATATGAAACCTATGCGTATACCATTCCAGTCCCCCTTTGCAAAGACCAGTTCCCCTATATTGCAAAAGCCACTCTCTGTTATTTCCCAAAATGTTCTCGTTCCCAAGGAGTTGACTATACCGATACCGAAATGGACATACATCTAGGAAGGATGAACAAAAAGGGCAAGATCACGGCAATTAACGCTAATGCTCAGGGAGACGACGAACCCCACAGATTGTTTGAAAAAGAGGTACGCCGCAATTATCGAAAATGGGATACGGTAAAACATATCTACGAAGAACAAAAGGCCCGAAATCGTCCCAGAATACGGCTAAGTGAATCATCACCCAATTGGGGCATCAACATCAAGACCAAGGAACGTTTGGAGACCAAGTCAGGTAAAGGCTTACATTTCGGTGTTGTGATCACGCTACATGAAATCACGGGAGTAAACCGAATTTCTGAATTCATGCAGCTTTGTCGTGCTAACAATTGGTTTGTCAATGAAGTTGACATCCATGCCAGGATTGAAATTCATGAGAAAGCTGAAGTAGAAGTAGAATTTGATGAGGATCAAGTGCAAGAAGATACATTCTTACACGACCCAAACTCTTCACCAGACAGGTAA
- a CDS encoding DUF4914 family protein → MNKYIEKMVLPAELQAIVDKGMQITIPETRGELLELAMGGKDCNHFEVAYDVPGKGRVAEVSVVRSKNGAVVNYHEAYMRRRDPDCMLIADEGATDKPRYKDRYKKDFSSLREETFAWLATTDLILMPFATGLDTKEIPSLLVAPSNAGFFAGGLADLQKFIPAAEIPEGFTPEAIIYLAPTFRHTHFNGKQMVVHNRLENLYEMFAYNLYPGPSAKKGVYGLLLTTGEKEGWVTAHGSTVRVITPYDNIITIMHEGASGGGKSEMIEKIHREMDGKILLSTHTETEERTYLALKEPCELRPVTDDMALCHPDLQNSSGKLVVKDAEAGWFLRTNHITKYGTDPYLEELCVHPQEPLIFLNYETVPLSTCLIWEHTMDAPGKPCPNPRVIMPRRLIPNIVNEPVEVDIRSFGVRTPPCSKENPTYGIIGMFHMLPPSLAWLWRLVAPRGHDNPSINDTEGMSSEGVGSYWPFATGRMVDQANLLLKQIVDFPGTRYILVPNQHIGVYKVGFMPQWIAREYLSRRGSAKFQPHQLKPSRSPLLGYSLDSVKVDGEYIPKELLEVNRQVEVGAEGFDAGAQILSNFFKKELEKFLTPALDPLGRSIIETCLRDGTLQEYLDLVPMRI, encoded by the coding sequence ATGAACAAGTACATCGAAAAAATGGTATTGCCTGCAGAATTGCAAGCAATAGTAGATAAGGGAATGCAAATCACCATTCCCGAGACCAGAGGGGAGCTCTTGGAACTTGCAATGGGGGGTAAGGACTGCAATCACTTTGAGGTGGCCTATGATGTTCCTGGCAAGGGACGTGTAGCCGAAGTTTCGGTTGTCAGGAGTAAGAATGGTGCAGTCGTGAATTATCACGAAGCGTATATGCGACGCCGTGACCCCGATTGTATGTTGATTGCAGACGAAGGTGCTACTGACAAGCCTCGTTACAAGGATAGATATAAGAAAGATTTCTCTTCACTTAGGGAAGAGACCTTTGCGTGGCTTGCAACCACGGATCTTATACTGATGCCGTTTGCGACAGGGCTTGATACCAAGGAGATTCCCTCTCTCTTGGTAGCTCCGAGCAATGCTGGTTTTTTTGCAGGTGGGCTTGCTGACTTGCAGAAATTTATCCCAGCGGCAGAAATTCCCGAAGGATTTACTCCTGAGGCAATTATCTATCTAGCTCCTACATTCAGGCACACCCATTTCAATGGAAAGCAGATGGTTGTCCATAACAGGTTGGAGAACCTCTACGAAATGTTTGCCTACAATCTCTATCCTGGTCCAAGTGCGAAGAAAGGGGTCTATGGCCTGCTGCTGACCACCGGGGAGAAGGAAGGCTGGGTTACCGCCCACGGTTCTACCGTCAGGGTCATAACTCCCTATGACAATATCATTACCATCATGCATGAGGGGGCAAGTGGTGGTGGCAAGAGCGAGATGATCGAGAAGATCCATCGGGAGATGGATGGAAAGATCCTGCTCAGTACCCATACAGAAACGGAGGAGAGAACCTATCTTGCCCTGAAAGAGCCATGTGAGCTTCGTCCAGTAACTGATGATATGGCACTATGTCACCCAGATCTGCAGAATTCGAGTGGAAAGCTGGTGGTGAAGGATGCTGAAGCTGGTTGGTTCCTACGGACAAACCATATTACCAAATATGGCACCGATCCGTATCTTGAGGAGCTGTGTGTCCATCCCCAAGAACCCCTTATCTTCCTGAACTATGAGACGGTTCCCCTTTCAACCTGCCTTATTTGGGAGCATACGATGGATGCGCCAGGAAAACCCTGTCCCAATCCCCGTGTGATCATGCCAAGAAGACTGATCCCGAATATTGTCAATGAACCGGTTGAAGTTGATATTCGCAGTTTCGGGGTGCGCACTCCACCTTGCTCGAAAGAGAATCCTACCTACGGGATTATTGGCATGTTCCATATGCTGCCTCCCTCTCTTGCATGGCTCTGGCGATTGGTTGCTCCCAGGGGCCATGACAATCCAAGTATCAATGATACGGAGGGTATGAGCAGTGAGGGAGTTGGTTCCTACTGGCCTTTCGCTACAGGAAGAATGGTTGATCAGGCAAATCTCCTGCTCAAGCAGATTGTTGACTTTCCTGGTACCCGATATATCTTGGTTCCCAACCAGCATATAGGAGTTTATAAAGTTGGGTTCATGCCCCAATGGATAGCAAGAGAGTATCTCTCAAGGCGAGGAAGTGCAAAGTTCCAGCCACACCAACTGAAACCTTCCAGAAGTCCGCTTCTTGGCTATTCTCTCGATAGTGTGAAGGTGGACGGGGAGTATATTCCTAAGGAGTTGCTCGAAGTTAACCGACAGGTCGAGGTAGGGGCAGAAGGGTTTGATGCAGGGGCCCAGATTCTCTCAAACTTCTTCAAGAAGGAACTTGAGAAGTTCCTCACCCCAGCTTTGGATCCTTTGGGTAGGAGCATCATTGAAACCTGTTTACGGGATGGAACACTGCAGGAGTATCTGGATCTCGTTCCTATGAGAATCTGA
- a CDS encoding DUF2294 domain-containing protein — protein MTKGQMEAQISEAVSTFEINYMGRGPKQIKTTILQDLIIIRLKGFLSQVEQKLAESGQGVELLKQIRTSLFESASEYFKQTIKEVIDVEIVSLHSDVSTRTGEKIVIITLDKNLERCFSK, from the coding sequence ATGACAAAGGGGCAAATGGAAGCGCAAATAAGCGAAGCAGTGAGTACCTTTGAAATTAATTACATGGGTCGTGGCCCGAAACAGATAAAGACAACGATACTTCAGGATTTGATAATCATTAGACTCAAGGGCTTCCTAAGCCAGGTTGAACAGAAACTGGCAGAGAGTGGTCAAGGAGTAGAACTGTTGAAGCAAATTCGTACCAGCTTGTTTGAGAGTGCGAGTGAGTATTTCAAACAGACTATCAAGGAAGTGATCGATGTTGAGATCGTGAGTTTGCATTCAGATGTGAGCACACGGACAGGGGAGAAGATTGTGATTATAACCTTGGATAAGAACCTGGAGAGGTGCTTTTCCAAGTAG
- a CDS encoding putative toxin-antitoxin system toxin component, PIN family, translating into MKVLIDTNVLISAALFPHSTPAKAFWKANMYPFQAVICEQNLDEMKRIFTRKFPNKLPALESFISNSLLSIEIVDTPERPVKEERLMRDMMDRPILRSAVVSDVDIILTGDKDFLESGIDHPRMMTPSDFMFVHSSF; encoded by the coding sequence ATGAAAGTTCTTATCGACACCAACGTTTTGATTTCAGCAGCACTGTTTCCCCACAGTACGCCAGCAAAGGCTTTTTGGAAAGCCAATATGTATCCATTCCAAGCTGTTATTTGTGAGCAGAACCTTGACGAGATGAAGCGTATTTTTACAAGAAAATTTCCAAATAAGCTGCCAGCCCTAGAATCGTTCATCTCTAACTCTCTTCTTTCAATTGAGATAGTTGATACCCCCGAAAGACCTGTGAAAGAGGAAAGGTTGATGCGCGACATGATGGACAGACCGATATTGCGTAGTGCGGTTGTCTCTGACGTGGATATTATTTTGACAGGAGATAAAGACTTCCTTGAGTCTGGGATAGATCACCCTCGTATGATGACTCCATCGGATTTTATGTTTGTTCATTCGTCATTTTAG
- a CDS encoding AbrB/MazE/SpoVT family DNA-binding domain-containing protein: MAQQFIDNAKVMAKGQVTIPKDVRTALGIGTGDRVTFLVDGGNVRIINSALYAMEILQNKMVGEAQKAGLEDDEDVMALVRNLRSENTE; encoded by the coding sequence ATGGCACAACAATTTATAGATAATGCAAAAGTGATGGCCAAAGGTCAGGTGACCATCCCCAAGGACGTTAGGACAGCCTTGGGCATCGGGACCGGGGACCGTGTGACTTTTTTAGTGGATGGAGGCAACGTGAGGATTATTAACTCAGCCCTCTACGCCATGGAGATTCTGCAAAATAAGATGGTAGGGGAAGCACAAAAGGCAGGCTTAGAAGATGATGAGGATGTGATGGCTCTTGTTAGAAATCTCCGCTCTGAGAATACTGAATGA
- the nhaC gene encoding Na+/H+ antiporter NhaC: MYKKEAPLPSIYVSLIPLLITGLALWVSIFVLDTQPHFALFLGATTAGVCAYASGCSWEIIREGFKGAISRTIPALLILLIIGMLIGIWIASGIVPALMYYMFKVLSARWFLPLIFLFCSLMSLITGSSWTTIGTIGVAAIGVGEGLGLPVAMTAGSVVSGAFFGDKISPMSDSTNLTSSVLGVNLFDHIRHMLYTSVPAMVLSLIVFTILGFTVSGGGSIGDVSAYTESILQHFNFTFWLFIPPLAVIILIFLKVPAIPCLITGLILGGLAYLLFQGGSLAQLFETIHSGYVSNTGSEEIDALFSRGGMESMYNVVILALISLALGGIMDRTGMLHSILQKLSRFVGTVGNLTVTVLLTSIFVNIFSANQYLAVILPGQMYEENYRDHKLKLKNLTRTLEAGGTLTAPLIPWNSSAVFVYSALGVSAGAYAPYAVFCWLSPLVAVLFAYTNLFMERVAPRESEPEDQQ, translated from the coding sequence ATGTATAAGAAAGAAGCTCCATTGCCATCGATTTATGTGTCTTTGATTCCCCTACTCATTACCGGTCTTGCCTTATGGGTGTCCATTTTTGTGCTGGACACACAACCCCATTTTGCACTGTTTCTTGGTGCGACGACAGCTGGGGTATGTGCCTATGCAAGTGGTTGCTCTTGGGAGATTATCAGGGAAGGGTTCAAGGGTGCTATCAGCAGGACGATACCAGCGTTGCTGATCCTCCTTATCATTGGAATGCTTATAGGGATATGGATTGCCAGCGGGATTGTTCCAGCCCTGATGTATTATATGTTCAAGGTTCTCTCTGCCCGATGGTTTCTTCCACTTATCTTTCTTTTCTGCAGTCTTATGTCGTTGATCACCGGCAGTTCCTGGACCACCATCGGGACCATTGGTGTCGCTGCCATCGGCGTTGGTGAAGGCCTGGGGCTCCCCGTGGCCATGACAGCCGGTTCAGTTGTCTCAGGGGCTTTTTTTGGTGACAAGATCTCTCCCATGTCTGATTCCACCAACCTGACCTCTTCCGTGCTAGGCGTGAATCTTTTCGATCATATCCGTCATATGCTCTATACCTCCGTTCCTGCGATGGTTCTCTCTTTGATTGTCTTCACCATACTGGGATTTACGGTCTCTGGTGGTGGCAGCATTGGTGATGTCTCAGCTTATACGGAAAGTATCCTGCAACACTTCAACTTTACGTTCTGGCTGTTTATCCCTCCACTAGCAGTTATTATCCTCATTTTTCTTAAAGTGCCTGCTATTCCTTGCCTGATAACCGGTCTCATTCTCGGAGGACTTGCATACCTCCTCTTCCAGGGAGGCAGCCTGGCACAGCTCTTTGAAACCATCCATAGCGGATATGTAAGCAACACTGGTAGTGAGGAGATCGATGCATTGTTCTCCCGAGGAGGGATGGAGAGTATGTATAATGTGGTCATCCTCGCTCTCATCTCTCTTGCTCTTGGAGGCATCATGGACCGGACAGGGATGCTGCACAGCATTCTCCAGAAGCTTTCACGGTTCGTAGGCACGGTCGGTAATCTTACGGTGACGGTTCTCTTGACCTCAATCTTTGTTAATATATTCAGTGCCAACCAGTACCTTGCTGTCATTCTCCCTGGCCAAATGTATGAGGAGAACTATCGTGATCACAAACTCAAATTGAAAAATCTTACCCGCACACTGGAAGCCGGAGGTACCCTTACAGCTCCCTTGATCCCATGGAACAGCAGTGCTGTGTTTGTATATTCTGCTTTGGGTGTGTCAGCAGGGGCGTATGCTCCCTATGCAGTGTTCTGCTGGCTCTCTCCCCTTGTAGCTGTCCTCTTCGCCTATACCAATCTCTTCATGGAGCGTGTAGCACCAAGAGAATCGGAGCCAGAGGATCAGCAATAG